The Pelodiscus sinensis isolate JC-2024 chromosome 6, ASM4963464v1, whole genome shotgun sequence genome has a segment encoding these proteins:
- the PSAT1 gene encoding phosphoserine aminotransferase isoform X2, whose product MSHRTSDFLKIINSAETLLRELLNIPENYKVIFLQGGGSGQFSAIPLNLIGLKERRCADYVVTGAWSAKAAKEAEKYAKVNIVHPKLGSYTKIPDTSSWNLNQDASYVYYCANETVHGVEFDFVPDVRGAVLVCDMSSNFLSKPVDVSKFGLIFAGAQKNAGCAGVVVVIVREDLLGFALKECPIVLDYKVQAGNGSLYNTPPCYSIYIMSLVLEWIKNNGGAAAMDKLSSIKSHMIYDIIDSSSGFYVCPVEKKSRSRMNIPFRIGNVNGDEALEKKFLDKAVELNMISLKGHRSVGGIRASLYNAVTIEDVQKLAAFMRSFMQMHQS is encoded by the exons ATGAGCCATAGAACATCTGATTTCTTAAAAATTATAAACTCAGCTGAAACTCTCTTGCGTGAATTGCT AAATATACCAGAAAACTACAAAGTCATTTTCCTCCAAGGGGGTGGGTCTGGCCAGTTTAGTGCTATCCCACTTAACCTTATTGGACTAAAAGAAAGAAGATGTGCAGATTATGTGGTTACTGGAGCATGGTCAGCAAAAGCAGCTAAGGAAGCAGAGAAGTATGCCAAAGTGAACATTGTTCATCCTAAACTTGGAAGTTACACAA AAATTCCTGACACAAGCAGCTGGAATCTTAACCAGGATGCCTCTTATGTCTATTATTGTGCTAATGAGACCGTTCATGGTGTGGAGTTTGACTTTGTACCTGATGTCAGAGGAGCAGTCTTAGTTTGTGATATGTCATCAAATTTCTTGTCCAAGCCAGTAGATGTTTCCAAG TTTGGGTTAATTTTTGCTGGTGCCCAGAAGAACGCTGGCTGTGCTGGTGTAGTTGTGGTAATAGTGCGCGAGGATTTGCTGGGATTTGCGCTCAAAGAATGCCCTATAGTATTGGACTACAAAGTGCAAGCAGGAAATGGCTCATTATATAACACTCCTCCATGCTACAG TATCTATATCATGAGCTTAGTCCTGGAATGGATAAAGAACAATGGTGGGGCTGCAGCTATGGATAAACTGAGTTCAATCAAATCACACATGATTTATGACATTATTGACAGTTCCAGTGGATTCTATGT ATGCCCTGTGGAGAAAAAGAGCCGAAGCAGAATGAACATTCCATTCCGCATTGGCAATGTTAATGGTGACGAAGCTTTGGAAAAGAAATTCCTTGATAAAGCTGTGGAATTGAATATGATTTCTCTGAAAGGACATCG ATCTGTGGGAGGAATCCGTGCTTCTTTGTATAATGCTGTGACAATAGAAGATGTTCAGAAGCTTGCAGCGTTCATGAGAAGTTTCATGCAGATGCATCAGTCATGA